GGCTTGGTTGTCTGCATCGTTTCCTCCCTTTCTTGCGCCTCTTGCTAGGACCCGCGCTCCGCCACGCCGAGGACGTGCGGGCGGGCCAGCGGTGGCATGGCCTTGAGGTCGAAGCGGTCCAGCTGGACCAGCCGCAGCCCGGCGGCTCCGATGGCGGCGACCGTGTCGCGGTTGGGGTGGCAGCCGCCGACCAGCCACCCCCAAGGGTGCTCCAGCCGGTCCTGCCAGCAGGCCAGCCGCGGGTCGGTGGCCCGCACGTGCTCGTAGAAGCGCAACCTCCCGCCCGGGCGCAGCACCCGACGGACCTCGGCCAGGGCGCCCTCCAGGTCGATGACGGTGCACAGGACCAGGCTGGCCACCACCGCGTCGACGGTGGCGTCGGGGGCGGGTAGGGCCTCGGCTGTGCCATCCACGACCCGGATCGGGACCGGCGCCTGGCTGGCCACGGCCAGGGCCTGGCGGCGCAGGTAGGGCTCGGGCTCGATGGCCAGGACCTCGGTGACGGTGGCCGGGTAGTGGGGGACGTTGAGGCCGTTGCCGGCGCCGACCTCCAGGATCCGACCGGTGAGGCCGGCCAGCAGGCGCCGGCGGTGGTCGCCGATCTCGGCGTCCATGAGGTGGCCGACCCGCGCATAGACGCGGGCGAACAGAGGGTGGTGGACCGCTCGTTGCTGAGCAAGCGTGCGCATGGGCATCCTTCCGAGCCTGTGAGGTGCTGGGTACTAGCGGACGGTGCGGCGGTAGGCGCGCACGGCCAGCGGGACAACGACCGCGGTGATCGCGACCGCCCACAGCAGGGCGAGGACGACCTGGCTGGCGACGGTCCGCCCGGGTGGGAGGGCGCCCGGGCCCAGGACCAGGCCCCGCAGGGCGTTGGTGGCCACGGTGACGGGCTGGTTGGTGGCAAACGGCTGCAGCCAGGCGGGCATGGTCTGGGTGGGGACGAAGACCGAGCTAGTGAAGGCCAGTGGGAACACCACCAGGTAGGTGGCCGCCTGGACCGCCTCGGCGGTCCGCACCAGCAGACCCAGGAGCGCCATCACCCACGACCAGGCGTAGCCGAACAGCAGGCCGACCGCCGCAGCCCCGAGCAGACCGGGCAGGCCGGTCTGGGGGCGGAAGCCAATGCCGTAGCCGACTGCG
The DNA window shown above is from Actinomycetota bacterium and carries:
- a CDS encoding ABC transporter permease → WLARSVSDIAVITRRNLLFTVRLPQVLVLSSVMPVIFILMFTYVFGGAIQNALPPAAAGRYVNWLLPGLLAQFALFGGATTASGLAEDLAKGAIDRFRSLPMAGAAVLTGRTLSDLVRLALTLTLMLAVGYGIGFRPQTGLPGLLGAAAVGLLFGYAWSWVMALLGLLVRTAEAVQAATYLVVFPLAFTSSVFVPTQTMPAWLQPFATNQPVTVATNALRGLVLGPGALPPGRTVASQVVLALLWAVAITAVVVPLAVRAYRRTVR
- a CDS encoding class I SAM-dependent methyltransferase, producing MRTLAQQRAVHHPLFARVYARVGHLMDAEIGDHRRRLLAGLTGRILEVGAGNGLNVPHYPATVTEVLAIEPEPYLRRQALAVASQAPVPIRVVDGTAEALPAPDATVDAVVASLVLCTVIDLEGALAEVRRVLRPGGRLRFYEHVRATDPRLACWQDRLEHPWGWLVGGCHPNRDTVAAIGAAGLRLVQLDRFDLKAMPPLARPHVLGVAERGS